The sequence GTAAACACCATAGGCTCAAAGGCAAATAATTATAACATAGCTAAAATAGTTGTAGATATCAAAGGTGAGGCTGAAAAGATTAGGGAACAAATACAAAACATTGAATAAGAATGAACTACATAGATATTTTGAGAGAGACGGAGGTAACGAAATGGATATTAAATTAATTAATATAGGATTTGGCAACATAGTATCAGCAAATAGAATTGTGGCTATAGTCAGTCCTGAGTCAGCTCCTATTAAAAGAATAATACAAGAAGCAAGGGATAAGGGTATGCTTATTGATGCAACTTATGGTAGAAGGACACGGGCTGTTGTTATTACAGACAGTGAACATATTATTCTTTCTGCTGTTCAGCCAGAAACCGTGGCACAAAGACTGCAATCTAAAGAATCAAACCAAAGTAATGATCAGAGTCAAGAGGAAGAATAGGGAGAGGATATGATATGTCACAAGAAGGATTACTATTAGTAGTTTCTGGACCATCAGGAGCAGGAAAAGGGACAGTATGCAAATCATTACTCCAAAAATGTAGTGAAATAAAATACTCAACTTCTGTTACAACAAGGAAACCCCGAAAGGGAGAAGAACATGGAGTAAATTATTTTTTCACATCTGTGGAAGAGTTTCAAGACATGATAAAAAATAACCAGCTCTTAGAATGGGCTAAGGTTTATGATAACTATTATGGAACTCCAACTGAATTTGTTATAGAGACTCTAAAATCTGGGCAAGATGTTATATTGGAGATTGATGTTGAAGGTGCAAAGCAAATATTTAAAAACTTTCCTAATGGGGTCTTTATATTTTTGTTACCACCGTCCATGGAAGAATTAGCAAGCAGAATATACAAACGTGGCACTGACTCAAAAGAGGTTATAGAAAAAAGGCTAGCCGCTGCCCAAGGTGAGATAGACCAGCTTATAAACTATAACTATGTTGTGCTAAACGATGAAGTTGAAAAAGCAACTGAAAAAATCCAATCAATCATAATTGCTGAAAAATGCAAGGTAAACCGAAATAAAGTCCTTAAGGAGGAATATTGGAAATGATATACCCATCAATTGATAAACTGTTAACTAAGGTAGACAATAAATACAGTCTAGTGGTTATAGCCGCTAGAAGATCCCGTGAACTTTTGGCAGGTAGCGAAAAACTATTGGAAAGTAGGGGTAAGAAAACAGTAGGAACCGCTCTTGAAGAGGTTATGGGTGATAAAATAACTTATAGACGCCTTGTAGAAAATAAACTTAAGTAGGGAGAATGTTATGGGGAAAAGAGGAACAGTGGTCCTAGGTGTTACAGGAGGTATTGCTGCTTATAAAGCTGCAGATTTAGTCAGTAAGCTAAAGAAGGCTGACTTTGATGTTTTTGTAATACTAACTAAACACGGGAGGGAATTTGTCACAGAAACAACTTTCCAATCCCTTTCTCAAAATCAGGTTTATATGGATATGTTCAATCTTCCACAGTGGAATACTGAGCATATTGCCCTTGCTAAAAGAGCAGAACTATTTATTGTTGCTCCAGCAACAGCTAATGTCATTGGAAAAGTTTCTACAGGGATTGCCGATGACTTACTTACAACCACAATTATGGCTACAAAAGCACCTGTTGTATTTGCTCCTGCCATGAACACCAATATGTATGAAAATCCTATAGTACAAAGAAATATCCTAGATCTTAAAGGCTTAGGGTATTGCTTTATTGAGCCTAACGCTGGAAGATTAGCCTGTGGTGATGTGGGTAAAGGAAAAATGGCAGAACCTCAACAAATACTTGATTATGTTGAGGATTTCTTTGATAAAAGTGAAAAGCCTAAACCCTTAAATGGCAAAAAAATATTAATTACTGCGGGACCCACAAGGGAAGCCATAGATCCATTTCGTTATATAACAAACTATTCCAGTGGAAAAATGGGCTACGCCTTGGCTATAGAAGCAGTAAATTTAGGCGCCCAGGTGACTTTGATAAGTGGACCTACAAATTTAGAAGTTCCTAAAAATGTAAACTACTATCCTATAACTTCTGCAACTCAGATGCACGAGAAGGTTATTGAAAAGTTCACTGACACAGATATAGTTATCATGGCTGCAGCTGTTTCTGACTACAGACCTAAGGATTACAGCAAAAATAAGCTTAAAAAGGAAACATTTAATTCCATAGAACTGGCTAAGAACACTGATATACTTATGGAACTTGGCAAAAATAAAAAAGGAAAGATTTTAGTGGGTTTTGCTGCTGAATCAATAAATCTAAAGGAATACGCTTTGGAAAAGCTGAAAAAGAAAAACCTAGACATGATAGTGGTAAATGAAATCGGTAAAGAAGAATCGGGATTTAACGCAGATACCAATAAAATCGCGATCATTGAAGATAATGGGATAATAGAGGAGTTGCCATTGTTAACAAAATCACAATGTGCCAATGAAATTCTTAAAAAAATTATTCAAAAAATACAACAAGACTGATATATCTTGTTGTATTTTTTATTGGAAGTTTATTTTTTCACATTGCAGGATTTAGGCACTTTTTTCGCTAATACTTTAATATAATATAACAAATAAAAGAAAATTCCGAATAGGAGGAATAAACATGGGTAAACAGGTAACCAAGAATGTAATGGTAAGAATGGCTATTGTTATTGGGTTAATGTTGGTAATGTTTAACCTCGTAAAATTTTTAGTCTAGGCATATTAGTTTTTTTGTAGATAAAACCATGGACATAGGTCTATGGTTTTATTTTTTTACTGTAAAAAATAAAGTGAAAATATGATATAATAAAATGATAATGAGGGGGTCTAATAATGGAAAAAGCTGCAAAAATTGTTGTAGATTGCCCGCTTAGGGATATAGATAAAACATTTGACTATATGATTCCACCCCACCTAGATGCATTTATAGAAATAGGCAGTAGGGTTATTGTTCCCTTCAATAGGCGCATGGTCCAAGGGTTTGTTGTAGACATTGAAGAAAACTATATAAACAACGAAAAATTTAAATTGAAAGAAATAGATAAGGTGCTAGAATTTCCAAGTATCTTAGATGAGAAATTGGTAAAACTGGCTAAATGGCTTTCTTTTAACTATAATTCATCGTTGTTTTCATGTATCCAAAGTATGCTGCCACGGGGAATAAAGCTTCAATTATCAGAGCAGTATTCCCTAGTAAGGTCTACCTTAGATTCGGATTTTAACGATTTTTTAAGTAAACCTAGGCAGTTAGGAGATATCTTAGATAATTTTCAATTAACTAAAGATCAAATTAATAGATACTTACTAGAAGGCTATATAAAGAAAACCCTAAATATTAAAACAGTTGTCAAGGAAAAATATTTACAAGAAATAACCCTTGATAGGGACATAGATGAAATTACAGTACCTGCTACTGCCTTGAGACAACAGCAACTTTTAGAGCTTCTTGACAATCAACAACGCCTGATTTTATCTGAACTACCAGCCCCATTAAGGGGGGCTGTTAAAGTATTTCAAGAAAAAGGTTATATTAAGTCAAAAAAGATAAAAGTTTATAGAGAGCCTGACACACTTAACCTAAATGAGGTACAGCCCAAAGAGTTAAATTGCCAGCAACAAAAAATATTTGGTCAATTAGTTGAATCTATATACGAAGAAAGTACTACTACTTTCTTACTTAAAGGCATTACCGGTAGTGGTAAGACGGAGGTCTATCTTCGTTTTGTAAAAGAGTTAATTAATAATGGGAAAGATGCTATAATCTTGGTACCAGAGATTTCTTTAACTCCTATGATGGTCAGTAGGTTTAAGGAACGGTTCGGTGATATGGTGGCTGTTCTACATTCAGGTTTAACAGAAGGACAAAAATTTGACCAATGGCTAAAGATAAAAGAGGGTAAAGTCAAGATTGCTGTTGGTGCTAGGAGTGCAGTTTTTGCTCCTTTTAAGAACTTAGGTGCCATAATAATAGACGAGGAACACGAAAGTACATATAAACAAGAGGAACAACCCAGGTATGTGACAAGAGATGTTGCCAAAAAAAGGCTTGAGCAGACCAATGGCACCCTACTTTTAGGTAGTGCTACTCCTAGTATAGAGAGTTATTATAACAGTAAAATTGGGAACTATAAGATATTAGAATTAAACGAAAGAGCTAATAATAAACCATTACCTAACATTGATATTGTAGACATGCGAGAGGAACTGATAAAGGGTAATAAAAGTATCTTTAGCCACAGTCTTCATAGCGCCATTGGTGAAACACTTGGTAAAGGGGAGCAGGTAATTTTATTTTTAAATAAAAGGGGATTCTCCGCTACAACCCTATGTAGGGAATGCGGCTTTACCTTTAAATGCCCTAACTGTGATGTTAACTTAACTTCCCATCATCAGGGTAATTTTCTAATATGTCATTATTGTAACTATTCCTTGTCTTTGCCCAATAGTTGTCCTAAATGTAGTAGTAAACACTTACGGTTTAATGGGCTGGGTACCGAAAGGCTCAAAGAAGATATACAGAAAAATTTTCCTGGGGCTAAAATTATTAGAATGGATAACGATACCATGTCTACAGCATCAAGTTATAATGAAGTTTATCAGAATTTTTTGGAAGGCAAAGCAAATGTTCTAATAGGTACACAAATGATAGCAAAGGGATTTGATTTTCCAAAAGTTACTCTGGTAGGGATAATCCTTGCAGACATGACACTAAATTTTCCAGACTATAAAAGTAGTGAGAAAACTTTTCAACTCATTACTCAAGTTGCAGGCAGGGCTGGCAGGGCAGATTACCCTGGTAGGGTAATACTACAAA comes from Alkalicella caledoniensis and encodes:
- the rpoZ gene encoding DNA-directed RNA polymerase subunit omega, giving the protein MIYPSIDKLLTKVDNKYSLVVIAARRSRELLAGSEKLLESRGKKTVGTALEEVMGDKITYRRLVENKLK
- the gmk gene encoding guanylate kinase: MSQEGLLLVVSGPSGAGKGTVCKSLLQKCSEIKYSTSVTTRKPRKGEEHGVNYFFTSVEEFQDMIKNNQLLEWAKVYDNYYGTPTEFVIETLKSGQDVILEIDVEGAKQIFKNFPNGVFIFLLPPSMEELASRIYKRGTDSKEVIEKRLAAAQGEIDQLINYNYVVLNDEVEKATEKIQSIIIAEKCKVNRNKVLKEEYWK
- the priA gene encoding primosomal protein N', giving the protein MEKAAKIVVDCPLRDIDKTFDYMIPPHLDAFIEIGSRVIVPFNRRMVQGFVVDIEENYINNEKFKLKEIDKVLEFPSILDEKLVKLAKWLSFNYNSSLFSCIQSMLPRGIKLQLSEQYSLVRSTLDSDFNDFLSKPRQLGDILDNFQLTKDQINRYLLEGYIKKTLNIKTVVKEKYLQEITLDRDIDEITVPATALRQQQLLELLDNQQRLILSELPAPLRGAVKVFQEKGYIKSKKIKVYREPDTLNLNEVQPKELNCQQQKIFGQLVESIYEESTTTFLLKGITGSGKTEVYLRFVKELINNGKDAIILVPEISLTPMMVSRFKERFGDMVAVLHSGLTEGQKFDQWLKIKEGKVKIAVGARSAVFAPFKNLGAIIIDEEHESTYKQEEQPRYVTRDVAKKRLEQTNGTLLLGSATPSIESYYNSKIGNYKILELNERANNKPLPNIDIVDMREELIKGNKSIFSHSLHSAIGETLGKGEQVILFLNKRGFSATTLCRECGFTFKCPNCDVNLTSHHQGNFLICHYCNYSLSLPNSCPKCSSKHLRFNGLGTERLKEDIQKNFPGAKIIRMDNDTMSTASSYNEVYQNFLEGKANVLIGTQMIAKGFDFPKVTLVGIILADMTLNFPDYKSSEKTFQLITQVAGRAGRADYPGRVILQTYSPEHYSIRTSSQYGYEEFYNEELAMRRSLAYPPFTRLAKIEVVSKSENTGRAVVREIYNKLEEKLENIPESIQLLGPVVPAIPRLKNKFRFMIIVKFPHKTSFLNIINQLNLIKFKSDIITNIKVDIDPATLM
- the remA gene encoding extracellular matrix/biofilm regulator RemA, with protein sequence MDIKLINIGFGNIVSANRIVAIVSPESAPIKRIIQEARDKGMLIDATYGRRTRAVVITDSEHIILSAVQPETVAQRLQSKESNQSNDQSQEEE
- the coaBC gene encoding bifunctional phosphopantothenoylcysteine decarboxylase/phosphopantothenate--cysteine ligase CoaBC encodes the protein MGKRGTVVLGVTGGIAAYKAADLVSKLKKADFDVFVILTKHGREFVTETTFQSLSQNQVYMDMFNLPQWNTEHIALAKRAELFIVAPATANVIGKVSTGIADDLLTTTIMATKAPVVFAPAMNTNMYENPIVQRNILDLKGLGYCFIEPNAGRLACGDVGKGKMAEPQQILDYVEDFFDKSEKPKPLNGKKILITAGPTREAIDPFRYITNYSSGKMGYALAIEAVNLGAQVTLISGPTNLEVPKNVNYYPITSATQMHEKVIEKFTDTDIVIMAAAVSDYRPKDYSKNKLKKETFNSIELAKNTDILMELGKNKKGKILVGFAAESINLKEYALEKLKKKNLDMIVVNEIGKEESGFNADTNKIAIIEDNGIIEELPLLTKSQCANEILKKIIQKIQQD